In Malania oleifera isolate guangnan ecotype guangnan chromosome 8, ASM2987363v1, whole genome shotgun sequence, a single window of DNA contains:
- the LOC131162315 gene encoding U-box domain-containing protein 30-like: protein MPMFQPSSKRRDGDARYDVGGGGQVLDLETAVKDGILDGAGGVVCAGGGVADKLDLKMMIEELDSIDVPSVFICPISLEPMQDPVTLCTGQTYERSNILKWFSLGHYTCPTTMQELWDDSITPNKTLYHLIYSWFSQKYLAMKKRSEDVQGRASELLETLKKVKGQARVQALKELRQVVTAHCLVKKTVVDNGGVSLLSSLLGPFTSHAVGSEAIGILVNLTLDYESKESLMQPAKVSLMVDMLNEGCIETKLNCTKLIELLIEGEDFGSEIVSSLSLLVGLLRLVKDKRHPNGILAGLGLLKMICLHEQVRNSIVSIGAIPQLVELLPNLNAECLELALFVLEVLSTLPEGILALKDCPNTIPNVVKLLMRVSESCTQFALSILWAVCKLAPEECASVAVEAGLAAKLLLVIQSGCNPLLKQQSSELLKLCSLNYTATIFISKCKLTRTLQ from the coding sequence ATGCCTATGTTTCAGCCTTCGAGCAAAAGAAGGGATGGGGATGCGAGGTACGATGTGGGTGGCGGTGGGCAAGTGTTAGATCTGGAAACCGCCGTGAAAGATGGCATTCTGGACGGCGCAGGCGGGGTTGTTTGCGCCGGTGGTGGCGTCGCCGACAAGTTGGATCTGAAGATGATGATTGAGGAGCTTGATTCAATCGACGTTCCGTCGGTCTTCATTTGCCCAATTTCGCTGGAGCCAATGCAGGACCCTGTGACCCTCTGCACTGGTCAGACTTACGAAAGATCCAACATTCTCAAATGGTTCTCCCTTGGCCACTACACTTGCCCTACCACAATGCAAGAGCTTTGGGACGATTCTATTACTCCAAACAAGACCCTTTACCATCTTATCTATAGCTGGTTCTCGCAGAAGTACTTGGCAATGAAGAAGAGATCAGAGGATGTGCAGGGCAGGGCTTCTGAGCTTTTGGAGACACTTAAGAAGGTTAAGGGTCAAGCTAGGGTTCAAGCTCTTAAGGAGCTTAGGCAGGTTGTCACTGCCCATTGCTTGGTAAAGAAAACTGTGGTGGACAATGGTggggtttctttgctttcttctCTATTGGGTCCTTTCACTTCGCACGCTGTTGGGTCAGAAGCCATTGGCATTCTAGTGAACTTGACCCTTGATTACGAATCGAAGGAAAGCCTTATGCAACCTGCCAAGGTTTCGCTAATGGTGGACATGTTGAATGAAGGATGTATCGAGACGAAGCTGAACTGCACGAAATTGATTGAGTTGTTGATAGAGGGGGAGGATTTCGGGTCAGAAATTGTATCGAGCTTGAGTCTTTTGGTGGGATTGTTGAGGTTAGTGAAGGATAAGAGGCACCCAAATGGAATCTTGGCTGGGCTTGGCTTGTTGAAGATGATTTGCTTACATGAACAAGTGAGGAATTCAATTGTGAGCATTGGGGCAATCCCTCAGTTGGTTGAACTATTGCCGAATTTGAATGCTGAGTGTTTAGAATTGGCCCTCTTTGTGTTGGAAGTCCTGTCAACTCTTCCAGAGGGGATATTGGCTCTCAAGGATTGTCCAAACACAATACCAAATGTGGTGAAATTGTTGATGAGGGTTTCAGAAAGCTGCACTCAGTTTGCCTTGTCAATCTTGTGGGCCGTTTGCAAACTTGCCCCTGAAGAGTGTGCATCAGTTGCAGTGGAGGCGGGACTAGCGGCCAAGCTTCTCCTTGTGATTCAGAGTGGCTGCAATCCACTGTTGAAGCAACAGTCATCTGAGCTCCTGAAATTGTGTAGTTTAAATTACACCGCTACCATCTTCATTTCCAAGTGTAAGCTTACAAGAACACTACAATGA